ACGTTCTCTTACTGGCCGCTGAAATGGTTGACATGCATTACCTGTCAATCATTTCCTGTCAGAATTTAATACTACACAAAAATTACGTTTATAATTCTATGAGATGGTGCAGTGGGACCGCCCGCGCTTTGTGGgccccagggttctcaagcgcacgggttcgaatcatggccacggtccgaggttaggaagggcatccactcggggtaacggttcccaaatgccaaaaccaaagtcctcctgactcctctgtcaggaggcaccgtcctagccctaatgtaataggggaaccggacgtaaaccgaaaagaaaaaaaaaattctatgagAAGGTTAGACGTAAAAGATCCAGGTAAACTTTACTCTCATGAAATTCTCTCACCTTTACTGACGAGAGCAATTTCCTGATCTCTCCCCTGAGCTGCCTGGCTGCACGAACACTGGGTGAGAACAATGCTGCAGGACTACTGGATCACAGGAAATCTTGGAAGAAAATGGATGGATTAGTGAATAAATGAGTAGATGAAAACGATTATTGACTACGGCAAAACGGCTAAGTAACTTAATTCCAATAAGGTAAGTAATATttatctcttcacacacacacacacacaaagacacacacacacacacacacacacacacacacacacacacacacacacggctaggGATTGGAGAGCATGGCGCTGCATGCCAAAGGGCAAGGCGCAGCGTGACGCCCTCATATAACTTGGCCGGCAGAGCGCTGCTCCAGTGTGCTGATGCTCCTGCCTGTGTTTCCATATAAAGAGAAACAGATTTCGGATCACAGAAGAGGTAGGACTTGTAAGTTACATTGTCTCATGACGTTAAAGACTGAACAGCGACAATAAGGTGAAAAGGTTAATAAACTTTTTATGCTAATGAACTATTGAACAAAGTATTTTCTCAtttggaaaaatatataatctcAATTGCGCCAACTGCATGTAagtacatgaaagaaaattaggaataaCATGATATATacatagttttcttttattcgttatTTGCTTACAGTAAATATTGATCAACACGTCGTTTAGGACACCGGCATGAACTTACTGTTAGTTCAGCTCACACTAAGTGTGGGGCTGCTTCAAGAAGCCTGCAATGGGGATGCGGCTGCCAGCGCACAGCGGACAGGCCGCCGGCTAAACCGCTCCGAGCTGCATGTTTGGAGGCAGCCAGATTTGGTTTtggataaggtgtgtgtgtgtgtgtgtgtgtgtgtgtgtgtgtgtgtgtgtgtgtgtgtctttacgaATGTGGGGTGTCGTGAATTATATAAGGTACATCGTCTATCCACAAGAAACTATCCTGATGAGAGGGTTTCTAAAACAGCACCCACTTCAGATTACCTAcgattgttaaaaaaaaaaaaaaaaaaaaaaaaaaactcagttaTGCAAGAGAACCAAACGCCCACACAACCCAGACAGGATAGCAAGAAACCAATGTCTGGACAAGCAAATTACCAAGTGTTCCAAGATATACATGAGCAGGCAGCAAACGCCAAGCTCACATATAGGCATTATAATCTGCCGCAGAGTGAGAAGTGGCGACCGATGCGTCACACACGAGATCAGCGGCTGTGGAAAGAGGTGAGGAAACAACATTCGCCGGTAATCTACTCGTATATCCAGACACATAACAATAACCGGCACCAAATATAttccgataaaaaaaaaataaataaaataaaaataaaatgtcacTTGCTTTCATAGTTGGCTATCTCACAGCTTTCAAGTGACCTTTCCACATACACGAACCAAAATATAATGTGTGATGTGAGGATGTATAGCTATGGCCGCACGACACGTCTCATCATTATGTCCCACCATTCCGGCGTAACATGCCCGAACCAACAAAGCTTCTGATCCTCTGAACCCACGAATCCATAAGAATTCCAGCATTTCTCTCAACTACATGGGATATACAGGgcacacatatgtacacacacacacacacacacacacacaccagtcttaAAGCTTTATAGTGAACACTTCTCGCGCACAGCCTCCTTGCCAGCCAGTTCAAAGTTCCTGCTtcactaataatactaatagcaCTGTCAGTACCACCGTAACCATTATCTACCAGAGACATCAGTACATCTGTAGAACCAAAGGCAAACGCATGGGGGTACGTGGCTCAGCTAATTCAAACTCAGTAATACTGAGTCTAACTTTTAACTGTTCGCTGAGTGACCAACGCTGTTACTCGCCAGGCACATTGACTCGCATCTTACAACActgtgaatgtatgtatgtatatatttgtcgATATGCTTGTTTGTCGACTGTGAGATACTTTGAGAaacaatcttattttttttttactttgattttaaCAAATTGGTACTACTGAGAACTTTTGTCCTTGTGCAGATGATGCAGCAGACGGTGCAAGCTGCGGCCGTCGCCATTGAGTCCCTCCCGCTGCAGTGTCACCTCACCCTCTTCTGCGAACAAACGAAACGCTCCGCCTTCTCATTTGCCAGTGCTGTTCAAGAGCTCAGAAAACAAGTTTGGGCATCACGTCGGCCTGTGCAGGTTTGAGAGAAAACCTTACACAAAAACCACTTACTTTCTAGTATTTTATTTTGCACCGGTCCATAATTCACAATGATATTGAATGAAAGACAGGATGTACTCTGGTGAGAAATACTCTGCTACGCTCCTTGCCTCTCCGTTAACTCTTCAACATGTTTTCTATTATATTGTAATGTGACAGAGAGTTACTTCACCTCCGCGTTGCCAGTCACTCCTGAGGTAATGTTTCCTGATATGAGACAGTACAAGCTTCGTAATTCCTGGGGTTATTCGTGTTGTTGGATGGGGATATTAATGTTTTTCTGTTACTGTTATACCTCTTTGCTGTcaccacggtccaagtgtaggttgggcttcctcactcggggcaacggtttcctatcaggtgggctttgagataagaggtacccccaaaagtatcccctttagcccataaatcaagtgaaaagcccacatggtatataaaaaaaaaaacctgtactGCTTATCTGTAATGAGAAGTCGAGAAGGTAATGCTGCCCTAGTAGGTGTGTGTTCATGGTGCTCTCAGGACAAAGGCTGTCACGTCACCGCAATAGTTCATATCTAGCGGCTGGTTGTTCATATCGTGTCTCTAAATAAGTCTAATGTACAATTCTCATATTCATATAATCACAGGTAGGGCATAACTTTGGGACATCTACCATCTGTATTTAAGTTTGTGCGGCTGATCGTAGCGAGGAGACTAATTGATAACGATTAATAACTGTGccagaagaatgaaaaatttcGAAGTCATACAGGAATAAAATCACGTCTACCATGAAAATAGACTTGTCAACATTGgcgttaataaaaaaaatgtttgttagTCTCTGCAATGAGTAAAGGTTCAAAACCAACCATCGAAGGCGAGGTATTGAAAACAGTAATAAGGAACAAGACTGCGGCAAAGGTCtgataaggagagaaagggcTGCACGTCACGCTCCTTTTCCTGTTGCAGATGATGATGCTGAACCGGACGTTGCTAAAAGCGGAGGCCACGTGGAAGAGGTCAGTGTGTGACGTATACGTGTTGGTGCTGGGTGAGGGACGTGAATTGGTGAGTCACGCCGATGATcctgccacctccacctcctctcgaTTATGGAACTACAAGGGTCACTACATCGTGCTGCTGCTCGGGTCACTAGGCCCCACAAAAGCAGCAGGGTTGTCCGCCGTATCCAAGACTGCCAACCTACTAATGGTGCAGCCTTTAGAGGATTCGGTGTTAGTCTGGACGCCACGGATGTTTCCCAGATACTCCCCACCACGTCTCCTGCATTCCTGGCGCGATAAAGGCTTACGGTACGAAAGATTGCGGTTCACTCCTAAAGACAGTGATTTATGGAGCTCAGTGCTGCGAGTGGCCACGTTCGATCATCCACCGAGCGTTGTGTACGACTACGACAGGTCGGGGCGGGTGGTGCGACGGCTGGGAGTGGACATGCAGTTGGTTGAAACGCTTGCTAGAGTTAGAAATTTTACAGTGGAATTTCATGAAGTGAGTCACGAGGAGCGATGGGGATACGAACTTGAAAACGGCACGTGGGTGGGGCTAGTGGGTCAGGTTCACCACGAGAACGTTGACTTGGGGACGTGTAACTTGTTCCTGGAGACTCACCGCGCACAGCTGCTCGATTATTCCACGCCGTACAACTTTGAGCGTGGTTGCTTCGTTACTCCGTCACCCAAGCCCCTCAACAACTGGCAGTCACCGACACTGCCATTCACCTGGAGCACCTGGGTGGCCACAGGAGCCTCACTGGCCCTTGGGGGAGCACTGTTGCGGCTGGTGGTGGCCCTTAGTAGTGTTCAAGAGCCTCGTGAGTTCACAAGCTTTTCTTTCGCTTACCTGTACGTTATGGGATCCCTAACGTCGCGCACACTACACCTGACGCCACATGGACCTCGCCTGCGGGCTTACGTGGGACTGGTGTGGCTGACGGCACTTATCCTGGCCACGGCCTACTCTGCGAACCTGGTGGCCTTCCTGTCCGTGACGCAGATGTCTGTTCCTATCAATACTCTGCGGCAGCTCGCGGGCAGCGGCTTGCGCCTCGGGGGTCACGCCTTCTGGAAGACGCAGTTTCGAGCTTCAATCGATCCTACAGTGCAAAGTTTTGCGGATCGACTTGAGCCTCATGTCGATCTTGACGCTTTATTCGACCAGGTGACTGCGGGTAAATTTGCGTTGATCGAGAATCGCCAATATTTGGAGATTGTCGCGGCGGTCCGCAACTCAAGGGGTCGCAGCCTCCTGCGCATAATGCCACAGTGTCTCCTGACGTACAGCATCGGGCTCGCCTTTCCCCAAAACTCTccgctttctgatttcctcaaTCCTTTAATTCTCCGCGTGGTGGAGGCCGGACTGGTGTTCCGGTGGCGGCGTGATGTGGTGGACTACTACCGCAGTCGGTCTGCAGATACTAATAGCGGTCAGGCCCTGGTGCTCTCTTCACGTGGCATGGCGTTGAATCTTAACCAACTGCAAGGTGCTTTTTATGTCCTCGCCCTTGGCTGTCTCGGAGCCTGTATCGTTTTGCTACTGGAACAACTTAACTCCCCACGCTCCTCGTGAATAGAGGCTcgggatgaaaatgaaatactCACTTTCTTCAAATACTTATAATAgtttctcacctttccttcaagCCACACCACTGCAGCATGCCAGTCTCGGCACACTAACCGGCCTCTATCGTGCAGTGTTGTGCCCTCACTCAGCCTGCCACCAGCGTCCATCCACACTCAACCAGTGGTACCTCGGTTTCATTATTTCGCTACACAATTTCAGTGTCTCTCTAATAAGAAAAGCGAACGATTATTCATTCCAGTGAGTCCTCCTTACAGCTCTTTGGTTGCAGTCTTTGATTAAAGCTTGTATTTAGTTCAAAGTTTTCAGTAAACATGCATGTGACGACTTTGTGTATCTTTAGTCCCTTCCCAAAGAGTAACAGATGCGGCACAGATTTCCAATGGGAAATCAGACTGGTAGGTATAAAAATTTTACATTTTGTGGTGGAGAtcctcgtattattattatcattattattattattattattattattattattattattattattattattactattattattatcattatttttattattattattattattattatcactattaatattattattattattattattattattattattattattattattattattattattattattattattattattattattattattattattattattattattattattattattattattattattattacacggTGTAACAAAATTCTGACTTCTTTTGTCTTTGgtcaattaatgttattttctatttcctttcatctaaaaAACGAAGAATATCATGCTTATTCTTTTTAAACATTGATTTTTATAAACTGGCCAGCGATGTTTTGAAATCCAGACAGATTCTACACtaatttggtgaaaaaaaattaaagaactttCTAGATGACTCCAGAACCTTCAAAACTATTCTTTCCAAACGTTTCACGAACTTCTAGATTCTAGAACATTCTTGCAACGTATATGGCTGTATAGATGCAGGGAAGGTATGCTCAACAGGTCAGTTAACTTCTAGCCTTCTAGCCGTTAATGTGTAAACAAGTCGATCGTCATCAGTCATTATTATCTGCATTCATCAAGCATGGCATCCAGAGGTTGTAAGCATCCGGCAGACGCATTTTGCTACGTTTGTGGCGAGTTTATCAAAACTAGAGCTAAAAAATACTCTCTGGAAAGATCACTGAAAATGCGCGAGGCCTGCAATGCATATTTTGGCATGCCTGTCGGGGATCAGGACAAACCTTGGGAACCTCATTTCACCTCTGGAAAAGAACtctggaagataagaaaaacactaatatatatatatatatatatatatatatatatatatatatatatatatatatatatatatatatatatatatatatatatatatatatatatatatatatatatatatatatatatatatatatatatatatatatatatatatatatatatatatatatacagtatatactttttcttttaacctaTCCTATTACAGTGAGTTGAATGTATCTGTATTTTATACTTATGTTTTCATTGTGCTTTTACAGGTTGGTACAGAGGGAAAACAGAGCTATGAGATTTGCAATCCCCGAATTTGGAGGAACCAACTGATCACTCAAGCAATTGCTTTTTCTGTATGGTAGACCCTTCCAAACGTCGAGCAGGCAAAAATGCGCCTGCTATCATATATCCTGACCTTCTGTCATCCATTGCGCCAGTGCCACACTGCTCTGAGCTCCCGTACCCACTCCTCCtaagagagagcagcagtgtttacaaaaggaaagtagttcagaagaacatgaagacacTGATCCAGAGTTCAGAGACGCAACTGATGAGAGAAATCCATACTACCCCAGCCAAGAAGACATCAATGACCTGATCAGAGATCTTGGCCTCACGAAGTCAAATGGCGAGCTTTTAACGTCGAGACTCAAGCAGTGGAATTTGCTAGATGAGAGTGTGCACATATCAGGTCAGAGAAAGCGTCACCAgcatttttcaagctttttcaCTCGTCAAGATGAGCTTTGCTTTTGCCACAATGTGACCGGTCTGTTTGAGGCAATTGGAATTACCCTTAACCCCAAAGAGTGGCGGCTCTTTATCGACAGCTCGTGCAGAAGCCTCAAAGCAGTGCTGCTTCATAACGGAATATGTACCCATCTCTACCCCTCGCCCACTCTGTCCAGCTCAAAGAGAAATACAAGAGTGTCAAGATGTTGTCAGAtgccttgaaatatgaagaataCCGTTGCGAGGTTATAGGAGACTTCAAAATGGTGGCTTTCCTGATGGGTCTCCAAAGCGGCTTTACCAAGTATCCTTGTTATCTTTACCTTTGGGACAGAACAACTACTCATTTCTAATGTGTCTATTGTCTCACTGGTGTAATTCTAGAATAAATAATTGCTATCATTGCATTATATGTCGTTTTGTATCTACTTTGTTCAAATCAAACTTCAAATTTGCTACTTTGTCACTATGAGAATgggtaaatttaaaaaatgtcattatcctggacacaaaagcaaaattagaaatgaatataagtattttttcatgttttctagacataagcaaataagaaataacagttTCAATTCAAGGACAAAAGCTTTGTTACACGGtgattagtatcattattattactattattgttactattaacatcattattattattatcattattatgattattattattattattattattattattattattattattattattattattattattattattattattattattattattattattattattattattattattattattattattattattattattattattattattattattattattattattattattattataataataataacacacacacacacacacacacacataataataataataataataattattattattataattattttatcattattattattgttattattattattattattattattattattattattattattattattattattattattattattattattattattattattattattattatcattattattattatcattactattattattattattattattattattattattattattattattattattattattattactattactattattattattattattattattattattattattattattattattattattattattattattattatcattactatcattattattattattattatcattattattattattattattattactagtcttcttttttccttcttttcttcttcttcttattatttttatttataccataccataccataccataccttctccttcttctatttcttcttcttcttcttcttcttcttcttcttcttcttcttctttttcttctttttcttcttcttcttcttcttctaataataatgataataataataataataataataataataataataataataataataatgatactactactactactactactactactactaatgataacaataataataacaataattatgataataatcaaCCTTTCACTTCTAATGGCACGTGATGCTTTTTGTAACAATTATAACTTCCCGAAAGGATTACAATATCACCAACGGAGCAAATGGGTCACTTTCCCCACACTAGCACTGATGGAACTGTACTGAAGAGAGTCAAGCATTGTCATACTCCTCACAGATAACACCAAATATTTCGATACTATCTTCAAACAGATTGACCCTACATTGCAGTTTACACAAGTAGAGTTAATATTTACTATCCCTTTCAGTTTGCATAAGTGTCGTATCGTTTTTCCATCTAGGGCACACTGTCTTCCCCATGGTTTTCCTCACGCCCAACACCTTTAAGTGATACCCAGTGCACCGCAGCCTCCCAGGAAATGCGACTGCTTCTTTAGGTATTACAGAGCCCAGGCAGCGGATGAAGAAGGGTGGCAGAGGGGTGAGAGGCTGTTGGCGTGCAACTTGAAGCATCCAGAGAGAGACGCTTTCACTCTAACATACTGCCTCGATTATTCTTCCTTACATTCTGATGGTAATTAAATGCAGATGAGTTTTTACATGGCGTCTCTGAGTTTACCGGCATTGAGAGTGGATCGATCATCTCTTGTAATCATTGGTGTCTACATCCTTTTCGTGTCCATCAAATGTAAGCTTCCGAACAGTATTATTGTACTTGAATTCGTTATGATATATGATAGGAGGACTGAGAACACGTACAGTCTGCTCCTGCTCttgattaatcccttcagtactgggacgcatttctaccttgagttttgtgtgtaattagatcattttatttacattagaaagagtctatggaggtcagatgattaatggcctcagtttTCACTATCAtaatcccctcataagtttctgaagctgtataaaatcaccaaatagtaagcagaatgaatatgaaaacgtgtcatggtactgaaggggttaa
Above is a genomic segment from Portunus trituberculatus isolate SZX2019 chromosome 40, ASM1759143v1, whole genome shotgun sequence containing:
- the LOC123516332 gene encoding glutamate receptor ionotropic, delta-1-like isoform X1; amino-acid sequence: MGMMQQTVQAAAVAIESLPLQCHLTLFCEQTKRSAFSFASAVQELRKQVWASRRPVQMMMLNRTLLKAEATWKRSVCDVYVLVLGEGRELVSHADDPATSTSSRLWNYKGHYIVLLLGSLGPTKAAGLSAVSKTANLLMVQPLEDSVLVWTPRMFPRYSPPRLLHSWRDKGLRYERLRFTPKDSDLWSSVLRVATFDHPPSVVYDYDRSGRVVRRLGVDMQLVETLARVRNFTVEFHEVSHEERWGYELENGTWVGLVGQVHHENVDLGTCNLFLETHRAQLLDYSTPYNFERGCFVTPSPKPLNNWQSPTLPFTWSTWVATGASLALGGALLRLVVALSSVQEPREFTSFSFAYLYVMGSLTSRTLHLTPHGPRLRAYVGLVWLTALILATAYSANLVAFLSVTQMSVPINTLRQLAGSGLRLGGHAFWKTQFRASIDPTVQSFADRLEPHVDLDALFDQVTAGKFALIENRQYLEIVAAVRNSRGRSLLRIMPQCLLTYSIGLAFPQNSPLSDFLNPLILRVVEAGLVFRWRRDVVDYYRSRSADTNSGQALVLSSRGMALNLNQLQGAFYVLALGCLGACIVLLLEQLNSPRSS
- the LOC123516332 gene encoding glutamate receptor ionotropic, delta-1-like isoform X2 codes for the protein MMQQTVQAAAVAIESLPLQCHLTLFCEQTKRSAFSFASAVQELRKQVWASRRPVQMMMLNRTLLKAEATWKRSVCDVYVLVLGEGRELVSHADDPATSTSSRLWNYKGHYIVLLLGSLGPTKAAGLSAVSKTANLLMVQPLEDSVLVWTPRMFPRYSPPRLLHSWRDKGLRYERLRFTPKDSDLWSSVLRVATFDHPPSVVYDYDRSGRVVRRLGVDMQLVETLARVRNFTVEFHEVSHEERWGYELENGTWVGLVGQVHHENVDLGTCNLFLETHRAQLLDYSTPYNFERGCFVTPSPKPLNNWQSPTLPFTWSTWVATGASLALGGALLRLVVALSSVQEPREFTSFSFAYLYVMGSLTSRTLHLTPHGPRLRAYVGLVWLTALILATAYSANLVAFLSVTQMSVPINTLRQLAGSGLRLGGHAFWKTQFRASIDPTVQSFADRLEPHVDLDALFDQVTAGKFALIENRQYLEIVAAVRNSRGRSLLRIMPQCLLTYSIGLAFPQNSPLSDFLNPLILRVVEAGLVFRWRRDVVDYYRSRSADTNSGQALVLSSRGMALNLNQLQGAFYVLALGCLGACIVLLLEQLNSPRSS